A window of Cryptomeria japonica chromosome 3, Sugi_1.0, whole genome shotgun sequence contains these coding sequences:
- the LOC131874245 gene encoding uncharacterized protein LOC131874245, producing the protein MGEKDKPPDILQADGTLSEKNAGSENVVGGSSGGSSPREAILENGKENRKWSTLFGIRPFGKSSLPLVKNISDLTGGNVEILALPKGLLTFAFSCEEDKIRILCGSPWLVGKTALVLQKWHPILNMSDSLLVQVSVWVKLPGLPLEYWVESIFSSIASSFGELLSIDPVTTSRRRLTHARFCVGITHDVDMPEQIDIVSKLGMWKQQIEYKSIPFSCFHCKKVVHWAKHCPLKPKGENKKDKSIAESKKAPEKKIWQVKNSETDLVDTNSFGPLGENKDVVSSTSISNHLPPTKKL; encoded by the exons atgggggagaaggacaagcctccagaTATTCTACAAGCTGACGGTACTCTGTCAGAGAAGAATGCAGGTTCTGAAAACGTGGTGGGGGGGTCCAGCGGGGGGTCCAGCCCACGTGAAGCTATtttggagaatggaaaagaaaatagaaagtGGTCAACCCTCTTTGGAATCAGACCATTTGGAAAATCCTCCCTACCTCTTGTCAAGAATATATCAGACCTGACTGGTG gtaatgttgaaattttggctcTTCCCAAAGGCCTTCTCACCTTTGCCTTTTCCtgtgaagaagataaaataagGATCCTCTGTGGTAGTCCTTGGTTGGTTGGAAAGACAGCTCTGGTCCTCCAGAAATGGCATCCGATACTAAATATGAGTGATTCTCTTCTTGTGCAAGTCTCGGTTTGGGTTAAGCTACCAGGtctgcctcttgagtattgggtAGAAAGTATTTTCTCAAGTATAGCAAGCTCTTTTGGTGAGCTCCTCTCAATAGATCCAGTCACAACTTCAAGAAGGAGGCTCACTCATGCCAGATTTTGTGTAGGGATCACCCACGATGTAGATATGCCTGAGCAGATAGATATAGTATCAAAGTTGGGAATgtggaaacaacaaattgaatacAAATCCATCCCCTTTTCTTGCTTCCATTGCAAAAAAGTAGTTCACTGGGCCAAACATTGTCCTCTCAAGCCTAAAGGGGAGAATAAGAAAGACAAATCTATAGCAGAAAGTAAAAAGGCTCCGGAGAAAAAGATATGGCAAGTCAAAAATTCAGAAACTGACCTAGTTGATACCAACTCTTTTGGACCCCTGGGGGAGAATAAAGACGTGGTCTCCTCAacctctatctctaatcatctCCCCCCCACAAAAAAGCTCTGA